The Centropristis striata isolate RG_2023a ecotype Rhode Island chromosome 1, C.striata_1.0, whole genome shotgun sequence nucleotide sequence GcgactggtaagaatacatgttttgATAAGCATGTTGATGTGAAGCAAGTCAACgttaaaaattgtaaaaacatcaatcattatctcacttttccatttttttaaaacacaacatacattcaaaccacaaaaacaatatagagcatgtatgttatgcagtaaagcTGCAATTTATTGACTTCATACAACAAGCTTAAGGTGTTTTTAAAAGGTAACTCATTGATTTTGTGGGACACATTACTGTGCAGGCCCTTATGCATGCAATCGCCTTCAatataaaagcactgtggttgtaGTAATTTCAAATTTCCACGGGCCGGACAGGAACAGCCAACTGCCCAGGTTTGCTGTAAGACTTTAGAGCACCAACCATTTGATGAATGAGGTCCTGTTCTGAGGCAAGCTGGAAGTCCTGGAGAAAGATTTGTTTGGTTGCAACAAAGACGTAATGTAATTTCAATATGTGGATAATCTTGCACATTTTAAGAGCTGGAAAGCATTTCTAATCTTGCATTTAGTTGTACACAGAAAAAGGAATGAAAACACGACTAGACGCTGTGaggtggactagtgagagagttcccgtcCGTGTCCggtgtgatgacgtttaatgtccccgacaaccactgtagtctcatttagccacgttataaggacatgtaaaaactccaaaattcacaTGTTGGGGTGTTTGCTAAGGTATGTTATTttgtacaacaaaacatgagcatcaaacaaaaaacccatttaaaatcctcattgagtttgagagttATTTTGCCGTAAAATGTCTTATTGCCATTCACTTATCAAAACAGTGAGTTCAGGTGAGGCAATAATACTCTGTAATAGAGTTTTTAATGACCTTGATAGTATGtcatattttaataaacaaaGCTTTGGTGCACTACAACTAACCGTGTCTCAATGACATcgtaatttcacatctttatTGACTGACATTTTCTAGAGTCTGTGTTAATCTAACGGAAACATTCAGtatatttttggacatatttATAGGTCACTGTATCAGCATAATGACCTTACTTATGTGCCCCTGTTATAAACACCAAGAgtgaagaaacacacacagataaatgcACATGCAGGCATACAATGCAATATCAAAGCTCAAAGTGCACCAGTTTAGTAAGCAGTAATAGTATTAGTGAATGTCTTAGAAAACACAGGACAGATTAAAAGAGCCTCAGTTAGATATGTGTCATTATTCTCTTGTATCACAGTCATGAAACAGTAAACTTTTGGAAGTTAGTACTCCTGAAGTGAAGAGTTCTGCCCCAGGTTTGGTGGAATTTTGAGAAAGTTGCCTGGAtgtttaaataagaaaatatttttggcATAACAACCCGAAAGGAGATAATATGTCATTGTCAGAGATGTGACTGGTGCAGATTTAAATTGTGTGAAAATGTCTCTGTGTGACattaaaagcataaaaacaacaatcacactgtgaaataataattttgaatcaaatttattttaaatgacaaccATGCATTAGAATAGTGATTATTGTTGAAAGAAGAGCAGGTTGTTATTTTTAGTCCCTTTGTCATTTTACAATATGTCTGTGTAACAACAAGCAAAATCAATTGAATTTACAACTTGGACAATTATTGTTGATCTTAAATGGACTAACAAATGGtagaatatttaaattaaatcgaTCAATTGTAATTTTAGTAAAATGGCAGGACATTTCACAGTTAACCACATCCAAAACATGGCATTATTATGGAAAAGTCACTCCTGTTATGTCATGGATCCAATCTTTGAATTTACAGACGTCCATATATGTCATATGTCGAGCACAGGCGTATTTACCAGAGACAACATGGACACCATAAATCATGCCATTGAACAACACTCCTCCACCAGAGTCACCCTGTGAGAGAGATGCATATATTGCTTTAGTCAGACTCCAATGTATTGTATTGAAATCCTCATGCTGACTGTAGAACAGATAGAAGGTTAGAAGTCATGCCTACTCACTGGACATGTATCAACTTTATCTCTCTTGGCGCAGAACACCTTCTCATATGTCAGGATCAATCCTGTGAAGTTCAGATTAAAACAGTCTCCACAGCCAAAAACATCAGCTTCAGCACACTGGAGATCAGGTGATTCATCACACActtagaatagaaaaaaaaagtgtctttactgaaaaaaagctTCATTAACATCCACATGTACACAGAATATGAATCCaccaacaaattaaaacaaatgttgtaaCTTACCACTGGAACCTgattatttatacctatttattcttttggtAAAATCAATCCAACCATAAATGTTATTCTTCCTTTTTAAGTACTTCATTGGTTTTCAATACATGAAGacaaacaataataacacaataaataaagtgtattgAGAGTGAAGCCTTTGGATTTCTCTCCACTGTTGCATGAATGAGTCATTAAATTTGGTTTGATATTTGTCAAAGTCACAATAATCCACAAGATAAATCAGTCTGAAatattaatgttaaagcaaCTGCAGCTTTAATGAATATTTACTTCAACATTAAAAGTTGGTTTGggaaaataaatctaatgtttCCTACAAGTGTTGATCACATCTATGCATCCAGAAACATTtaattatattgatatttaagAAATGTCTTTCATGAATGTCTCTCTTCTTTAAGAGGGTTAAACTTTCCTCTCAGTGTGTTAAGGGACAAATCTGTGTTGTATCTCCTGACATCTTTTAAGTATAAGATGACTGACAGCTACTCTAAAACATAAACTTGTGCATTGTTTTCTCAGGGAGTAATGCTTGTTCAGGCCCAGGGgcaaaaaaataacttcaaGCCATGATGATCACTCTGCTTCACTTTAAGGATTGTGTtcttgtaaatatttttattttcttttgcctCATTGCTCCAAACCCAACATAGtcttttgtttaaaaacaaaaaaaaagtcccagtAATGTACGAGAACATCCAGGTTGCCAGTTTGAGATGTACAATGTCATTAAATGATTCAAGCAATAACTCcatgttgtctttttattagtGCCCTTGTCTCCCTTTATGTTTCATATTGCTGAGATATAAATTATAATCTCAGTGTCAGTTATCAATATTTTTCAACTAACCATAAACTAAAATATGCCCTCTCTGAGGGGAAATTTGACCATTAGTAGCTTTTGTAGGAATTATTTGTCAAGGGATTAACAAACTAATTCCTActtggatttttttgtattgaCATTACTTTTCTTTGAAAACAATTGtttgaatgaatggatgaatgatgCGTTAATGTGTCATTTCACAGTGATTACTATATTTTCATGATAACATTATGTGTCAGTAATgttaccaaacaaaaaaaaaaaaaaacacaaagtgtgatGAACATAGATAAAGTAAACACGGTCCATCTCACCTTTTTTACCATGAGCGTCCGGAGCTGTGGCTGCATGACCTGCTATCTGCACTACATcctttctgtaaaaaaataaaaaataaaataaaaaataattaaaacagcattttataACACTTTtctttgaaaaggaaaaaaggtttaacattaaattattaaaacaaaaaattgtttTCACCAATAATggctttacattttaaatgataccagagaaatgtttcattttcctCAAGTGCTGAACTTTCACACTAATTATTAAACAGGAAAGATCACAACTCACACATTGGGTTTGTTCCCACAGTCAGGAAGACGTACAGGTGTAATGCCAGTAACAGGGTCACGTAGTTTCAGCAGCATGATGTCATGGATCCTGTCATTGTTGTTGTCATCTCTGTCATCATACATGACAGCCTTTGCGATGTCCTTTGGTTTTACTTTCTTTAGTTGTATTTTCGGTTTTGGATGCACACCTACAACTGCTTTCTCAAccctacaaataaataaaggttaaagagGAGGATGACTGCATTTGAATTCGatatattgtcatatattttgatactgtata carries:
- the LOC131973942 gene encoding trypsin-5-like, whose amino-acid sequence is MAGMTSLLLLLWAGATMSMWVDLQKRIIGGETCKKDERRYHVKLLDKSGAFLCGGSLISNQWILTAAHCHPVEKAVVGVHPKPKIQLKKVKPKDIAKAVMYDDRDDNNNDRIHDIMLLKLRDPVTGITPVRLPDCGNKPNVKDVVQIAGHAATAPDAHGKKGLILTYEKVFCAKRDKVDTCPGDSGGGVLFNGMIYGVHVVSGKYACARHMTYMDVCKFKDWIHDITGVTFP